Proteins encoded in a region of the Zea mays cultivar B73 unplaced genomic scaffold, Zm-B73-REFERENCE-NAM-5.0 scaffold_49, whole genome shotgun sequence genome:
- the LOC118475577 gene encoding uncharacterized protein, with protein MEDIMSTIRILLPLRKQITGYFDKPSLSLNRDSTNEFLSTFLKTYIEDIHDFHFIDEDPIDRGESSLSLDNKNTTYYEADASDEEMDITDGIEGIIGGTNRGHNGGGDGEALFIQISRLLMKYIKYYILNITHTYDAMPWWVSGIPWWMAESILTLLSLVCIHSILQFNPLIYKGNRCDIIYKVPDITLIGITNHITKEPIKQLQWLYSLTPDNYPTKWIYRLRNLFSYDENIPYRIGFLRIKCSLGLRSIKGLVLSDSVLYQYAHLGAGLKSLIPQSRVAIFMQVATRHFDERHRKYLYGFFNILVYSGVGLVVWYYITPHLIPDLGFFRGVNLDSFKDPASVVDGYKRVSYIFTKDVVKTVLRTCRNDTFFHNLLNEESIQFFDNEIISITDLNSNRHLNLDHFEEVEANKLDLVACIAVGIMSATFIATNLLPPGTTTIVQ; from the coding sequence ATGGAAGATATTATGAGCACGATTCGCATATTGTTGCCCTTGCGTAAGCAGATTACCGGATATTTTGACAAACCGAGCCTTTCTCTTAATCGAGATTCTACTAATGAGTTCTTAAGCACCTTTCTAAAAACTTACATCGAGGATATTCATGATTTCCATTTCATCGATGAAGATCCTATAGATCGGGGAGAATCCTCTTTATCATTAGACAATAAGAATACAACTTATTACGAGGCTGATGCAAGTGATGAAGAAATGGATATAACAGATGGGATAGAGGGAATCATAGGGGGTACTAATCGAGGCCACAACGGTGGTGGCGACGGTGAAGCTCTATTCATTCAAATAAGCAGGTTACTTATGAAATATATAAAGTATTATATACTCAACATAACACATACCTATGATGCCATGCCTTGGTGGGTAAGCGGGATACCATGGTGGATGGCTGAGAGTATCCTCACACTCTTATCGTTAGTATGTATACATTCTATACTTCAATTTAATCCTCTTATCTATAAGGGCAATCGATGTGATATTATTTATAAGGTGCCGGATATTACATTAATAGGAATAACCAACCATATAACAAAGGAACCAATTAAACAGCTACAATGGCTCTATTCTCTGACACCTGATAACTATCCTACTAAATGGATCTATAGACTAAGAAATCTCTTTAGTTATGATGAGAATATTCCATATAGGATAGGATTTCTAAGAATAAAGTGTTCTTTAGGCTTACGGAGTATAAAAGGCTTAGTATTAAGTGATTCTGTATTATATCAATATGCCCATTTGGGAGCTGGCCTCAAATCTCTCATTCCGCAATCTAGAGTAGCCATTTTCATGCAAGTTGCAACTCGTCATTTTGATGAAAGGCATCGTAAGTATCTCTACGGTTTCTTTAATATACTTGTGTATTCTGGCGTAGGATTAGTTGTTTGGTACTATATCACACCACACCTTATACCTGATTTAGGATTCTTCCGCGGGGTAAACCTAGATTCTTTTAAGGACCCAGCTTCGGTTGTTGATGGGTACAAGAGGGTTTCGTACATATTTACAAAAGACGTCGTTAAGACTGTGTTAAGAACTTGTCGAAATGATACTTTTTTTCACAATTTACTAAATGAGGAATCAATCCAATTTTTTGATAACGAAATTATCAGCATAACCGATTTGAATTCAAACAGACACCTTAATCTAGATCACTTCGAGGAGGTTGAAGCTAACAAGCTAGATCTAGTAGCGTGTATTGCAGTAGGTATTATGAGTGCTACCTTTATAGCTACCAATCTTCTTCCTCCTGGTACTACTACGATAGTCCAATGA